The genomic region TAACTCACCGTCAAACTTAGCTAGGATATTACCAACTCGTTTATTGGCAGCAGCAAGTGCCTGAGCTTGCTCTAGCTCACGGAAGTAACTTACCGCTTTAACACGTTGATCAAAGTCTAATGGTGCAGTTGGAGTTTTCGCTAATACGGCTTGGATTACATCAACTTTGATACCTTGCTCTTGATAGTATGCGCGGAATCGACCCATTACAAAGTCAATTACATCTTGTGCAGTATTGGTGTTTGTTAACTTATCACCGTAGCTCGCAATACTCACATCAATAAGGTCGGCAATGTCTAACAACAATTGCTTTTCAATGATAATGCGGATTAAGCCAATCGCTGCACGACGTAATGCAAATGGGTCTTTATCGCCTTTCGGAGGTTGGTTAATACCAAAGATACCCACTAAGCTGTCAATTTTGTCAGCAATTGCCACAGCCGCACCAATGTTGCCTTCAGGTAATGCATCCCCAGCAAAGCGCGGACGATACTGATCTTCTAGCGCTTGTGCTACATCAGCTGGTTCACCATCGTGCTCTGCATAATATTTACCCATGGTACCTTGCACTTGCGGAAACTCTAGAACCATTTCGGTCATAAGATCAGTCTTACTTAACAAACCAGCTCGATAGGCGTTATCAGCATTTTCAGATAAACACGCGGCAACATGCTTAGCCATAGCGGCAATACGCTCTGATTTGTCTTTTAAGGTGCCAAGCTGCTTTTGGAATAAAACATTCTCTAGGCTTGCTAAACGCGATTCTAGAGAGTGCTTTTTATCAGTTTTAAAGAAGAATTCCGCATCCGCCAAGCGTGGACGAATAACCTTCTCATTACCCTTAATAACTTCTTCTGGTTGCTTTGATTCAATGTTTGTAACAAAGATAAATTTATTCAAAAGCTCACCATCAGCACCTTCTACTGGAAAGTATTTTTGGTGATCTTTCATTGAATAAATCAACGGCTCTGCAGGCACTTGCAAAAACTCTTCATCAAAGCTGCCCACTAAAATAGAAGGCCATTCGTTAATTGAAGCCACTTCATCAACTAGTTCATCATCAAGTAGCGCCTTACCACCTAGCTGCTCAGCTGCAGCATTAACGTCTGCAACGATTTGTGCACGACGGCTATCATAATCAGCAACCACATAAGCTTGCTTTAATGCGGTTTCATAATCGTCTGCGTGAGCTAACATCACGTCACCTTGGTGGTGAAAGCGATGACCTTTAAGAATATTGCTCGACGCGACACCTAAGATTTCACCGCCAATAACATCGGCACCAAACATCATGGTGATCGTGTGAACAGGGCGAATAAATTGAATA from Thalassotalea sp. Sam97 harbors:
- the glyS gene encoding glycine--tRNA ligase subunit beta, with the translated sequence MTTETLLVELGTEELPPKALKTLATAFYQSIIEQIDAAGLSYSQGKWFASPRRLAVKLDQLVAVQQDKVVEKRGPAVNVAFDSDGKATKAAEGWARSNGITVDQAERLVTNKGEWLLHKATEKGQTIADLLPNIVATAVNKLPVPKPMRWGSSRIQFIRPVHTITMMFGADVIGGEILGVASSNILKGHRFHHQGDVMLAHADDYETALKQAYVVADYDSRRAQIVADVNAAAEQLGGKALLDDELVDEVASINEWPSILVGSFDEEFLQVPAEPLIYSMKDHQKYFPVEGADGELLNKFIFVTNIESKQPEEVIKGNEKVIRPRLADAEFFFKTDKKHSLESRLASLENVLFQKQLGTLKDKSERIAAMAKHVAACLSENADNAYRAGLLSKTDLMTEMVLEFPQVQGTMGKYYAEHDGEPADVAQALEDQYRPRFAGDALPEGNIGAAVAIADKIDSLVGIFGINQPPKGDKDPFALRRAAIGLIRIIIEKQLLLDIADLIDVSIASYGDKLTNTNTAQDVIDFVMGRFRAYYQEQGIKVDVIQAVLAKTPTAPLDFDQRVKAVSYFRELEQAQALAAANKRVGNILAKFDGELLASFDNSLATEPQEVALATAFTALSGELEPLFANKDYKQALTQLASLRTVIDEFFDNVMVMADDEQVKVNRLTLLSQIRESFFNVADISVLQ